A window of the Citrus sinensis cultivar Valencia sweet orange chromosome 9, DVS_A1.0, whole genome shotgun sequence genome harbors these coding sequences:
- the LOC107174697 gene encoding glycine-rich cell wall structural protein-like isoform X9 has protein sequence MSSVAHFVAVTIFCVLLVNGFVLAEHDNVKGVKDDKHLFFHHPHLFRGGGLGHGIYKKGFRHGGFGGGGGLGGGGGLGGGRGLGGGAGGGFGGGAGGGLGGGGGLGGGAGGGLGGGAGGGLGGGAGGGLGGGLGGGAGGGLGGGAGGGLGGGAGGGLGGGAGGGLGGGAGGGLGGGAGGGLGGGGGGLGHHGGLGGGAGGGLGGGAGGGLGGGAGGGLGGGLGGGAGGGLGHHGGLGGGAGGGLGGGGGLGHHGGLGGGAGGGLGGGLGGGAGGGLGGGVGGGAGAGGGLGGGAGGGGGFGGGGGVGGGVGGGVGGGFGAGGGVGGGGAGGGFGGGGGGGGGFGAGGVAGFGGGAGLGAGGGGGD, from the exons CATTTGTTTTTCCATCATCCGCATTTGTTCAGAGGTGGGGGTTTAGGGCATGGCATTTATAAGAAGGGTTTTAGACATGGAGGCTTTGGCGGTGGTGGTGGTCTAGGCGGTGGTGGAGGCCTAGGTGGCGGCCGCGGCTTAGGTGGTGGGGCAGGAGGTGGTTTTGGTGGTGGCGCAGGAGGTGGTCTGGGCGGTGGTGGTGGTTTAGGGGGAG GTGCAGGAGGTGGTCTTGGTGGTGGTGCAGGTGGTGGGCTAGGTGGAGGAGCTGGTGGTGGTTTAGGTGGTGGGCTAG GTGGAGGAGCTGGTGGCGGCTTAGGCGGTGGTGCTGGTGGCGGTTTAGGTGGGGGTGCTGGTGGTGGTCTTGGTGGAGGAGCTGGGGGTGGCTTAGGTGGCGGTGCCGGTGGTGGGCTCGGTGGAGGAGCTGGAGGAGGacttggtggtggtggtggtgggctTGGCCATCATGGTGGTTTAGGTGGAGGGGCTGGAGGTGGTCTTGGTGGTGGAGCTGGTGGTGGGCTCGGTGGAGGAGCTGGAGGAGGCCTTGGTGGTGGTTTAGGTGGAGGAGCTGGAGGAGGGCTTGGCCATCATGGTGGTTTAGGTGGAGGAGCTGGCGGGGGTCTAGGTGGAGGTGGAGGCCTTGGCCACCACGGTGGGCTCGGTGGAGGAGCTGGAGGCGGTCTAGGCGGTGGACTTGGAGGTGGGGCTGGCGGAGGCTTAGGAGGAGGCGTTGGTGGGGGTGCCGGTGCCGGTGGAGGACTTGGTGGTGGTGCAGGAGGCGGAGGTGGATTTGGTGGTGGGGGAGGGGTTGGTGGTGGTGTCGGAGGCGGAGTTGGGGGAGGATTCGGAGCAGGTGGAGGTGTGGGTGGTGGAGGAGCTGGTGGTGGTTTCGGCGGAGGCGGAGGGGGTGGTGGTGGTTTTGGTGCCGGTGGTGTTGCTGGCTTCGGTGGCGGTGCCGGGCTTGGAGCTGGTGGAGGAGGTGGcgactaa
- the LOC107174697 gene encoding glycine-rich cell wall structural protein-like isoform X1, producing MSSVAHFVAVTIFCVLLVNGFVLAEHDNVKGVKDDKHLFFHHPHLFRGGGLGHGIYKKGFRHGGFGGGGGLGGGGGLGGGRGLGGGAGGGFGGGAGGGLGGGGGLGGGAGGGLGGGGGGLGGGAGGGLGGGAGGGLGGGAGGGLGGGLGGGAGGGLGGGAGGGLGGGAGGGLGGGAGGGLGGGAGGGLGGGAGGGLGGGLGGGAGGGLGGGAGGGLGGGAGGGLGGGAGGGLGGGAGGGLGGGAGGGLGGGGGGLGHHGGLGGGAGGGLGGGAGGGLGGGAGGGLGGGLGGGAGGGLGHHGGLGGGAGGGLGGGGGLGHHGGLGGGAGGGLGGGLGGGAGGGLGGGVGGGAGAGGGLGGGAGGGGGFGGGGGVGGGVGGGVGGGFGAGGGVGGGGAGGGFGGGGGGGGGFGAGGVAGFGGGAGLGAGGGGGD from the coding sequence CATTTGTTTTTCCATCATCCGCATTTGTTCAGAGGTGGGGGTTTAGGGCATGGCATTTATAAGAAGGGTTTTAGACATGGAGGCTTTGGCGGTGGTGGTGGTCTAGGCGGTGGTGGAGGCCTAGGTGGCGGCCGCGGCTTAGGTGGTGGGGCAGGAGGTGGTTTTGGTGGTGGCGCAGGAGGTGGTCTGGGCGGTGGTGGTGGTTTAGGGGGAGGTGCAGGAGGTGGTCTTGGTGGTGGCGGTGGTGGTTTAGGGGGAGGTGCAGGAGGTGGTCTTGGTGGTGGTGCAGGTGGTGGGCTAGGTGGAGGAGCTGGTGGTGGTTTAGGTGGTGGGCTAGGTGGAGGAGCTGGTGGCGGCTTAGGCGGTGGTGCTGGTGGTGGGTTAGGTGGGGGTGCTGGTGGTGGTCTTGGCGGAGGAGCTGGGGGTGGCTTAGGTGGCGGTGCCGGTGGTGGGCTCGGTGGAGGAGCTGGTGGTGGTTTAGGTGGCGGGCTAGGTGGAGGAGCTGGTGGCGGCTTAGGCGGTGGTGCTGGTGGCGGTTTAGGTGGGGGTGCTGGTGGTGGTCTTGGTGGAGGAGCTGGGGGTGGCTTAGGTGGCGGTGCCGGTGGTGGGCTCGGTGGAGGAGCTGGAGGAGGacttggtggtggtggtggtgggctTGGCCATCATGGTGGTTTAGGTGGAGGGGCTGGAGGTGGTCTTGGTGGTGGAGCTGGTGGTGGGCTCGGTGGAGGAGCTGGAGGAGGCCTTGGTGGTGGTTTAGGTGGAGGAGCTGGAGGAGGGCTTGGCCATCATGGTGGTTTAGGTGGAGGAGCTGGCGGGGGTCTAGGTGGAGGTGGAGGCCTTGGCCACCACGGTGGGCTCGGTGGAGGAGCTGGAGGCGGTCTAGGCGGTGGACTTGGAGGTGGGGCTGGCGGAGGCTTAGGAGGAGGCGTTGGTGGGGGTGCCGGTGCCGGTGGAGGACTTGGTGGTGGTGCAGGAGGCGGAGGTGGATTTGGTGGTGGGGGAGGGGTTGGTGGTGGTGTCGGAGGCGGAGTTGGGGGAGGATTCGGAGCAGGTGGAGGTGTGGGTGGTGGAGGAGCTGGTGGTGGTTTCGGCGGAGGCGGAGGGGGTGGTGGTGGTTTTGGTGCCGGTGGTGTTGCTGGCTTCGGTGGCGGTGCCGGGCTTGGAGCTGGTGGAGGAGGTGGcgactaa
- the LOC107174697 gene encoding glycine-rich cell wall structural protein-like isoform X8, producing the protein MSSVAHFVAVTIFCVLLVNGFVLAEHDNVKGVKDDKHLFFHHPHLFRGGGLGHGIYKKGFRHGGFGGGGGLGGGGGLGGGRGLGGGAGGGFGGGAGGGLGGGGGLGGGAGGGLGGGGGGLGGGAGGGLGGGAGGGLGGGAGGGLGGGLGGGAGGGLGGGAGGGLGGGAGGGLGGGAGGGLGGGAGGGLGGGAGGGLGGGAGGGLGGGAGGGLGGGAGGGLGGGAGGGLGGGGGLGHHGGLGGGAGGGLGGGGGLGHHGGLGGGAGGGLGGGLGGGAGGGLGGGVGGGAGAGGGLGGGAGGGGGFGGGGGVGGGVGGGVGGGFGAGGGVGGGGAGGGFGGGGGGGGGFGAGGVAGFGGGAGLGAGGGGGD; encoded by the exons CATTTGTTTTTCCATCATCCGCATTTGTTCAGAGGTGGGGGTTTAGGGCATGGCATTTATAAGAAGGGTTTTAGACATGGAGGCTTTGGCGGTGGTGGTGGTCTAGGCGGTGGTGGAGGCCTAGGTGGCGGCCGCGGCTTAGGTGGTGGGGCAGGAGGTGGTTTTGGTGGTGGCGCAGGAGGTGGTCTGGGCGGTGGTGGTGGTTTAGGGGGAGGTGCAGGAGGTGGTCTTGGTGGTGGCGGTGGTGGTTTAGGGGGAGGTGCAGGAGGTGGTCTTGGTGGTGGTGCAGGTGGTGGGCTAGGTGGAGGAGCTGGTGGTGGTTTAGGTGGTGGGCTAGGTGGAGGAGCTGGTGGCGGCTTAGGCGGTGGTGCTGGTGGTGGGTTAGGTGGGGGTGCTGGTGGTGGTCTTGGCGGAGGAGCTGGGGGTGGCTTAGGTGGCGGTGCCGGTGGTGGGCTCGGTGGAGGAGCTGGTGGTGGTTTAG GTGGGGGTGCTGGTGGTGGTCTTGGTGGAGGAGCTGGGGGTGGCTTAGGTGGCGGTGCCGGTGGTGGGCTCGGTGGAGGAGCTGGAGGAGGacttggtggtggtggtg GGCTTGGCCATCATGGTGGTTTAGGTGGAGGAGCTGGCGGGGGTCTAGGTGGAGGTGGAGGCCTTGGCCACCACGGTGGGCTCGGTGGAGGAGCTGGAGGCGGTCTAGGCGGTGGACTTGGAGGTGGGGCTGGCGGAGGCTTAGGAGGAGGCGTTGGTGGGGGTGCCGGTGCCGGTGGAGGACTTGGTGGTGGTGCAGGAGGCGGAGGTGGATTTGGTGGTGGGGGAGGGGTTGGTGGTGGTGTCGGAGGCGGAGTTGGGGGAGGATTCGGAGCAGGTGGAGGTGTGGGTGGTGGAGGAGCTGGTGGTGGTTTCGGCGGAGGCGGAGGGGGTGGTGGTGGTTTTGGTGCCGGTGGTGTTGCTGGCTTCGGTGGCGGTGCCGGGCTTGGAGCTGGTGGAGGAGGTGGcgactaa
- the LOC107174697 gene encoding glycine-rich cell wall structural protein-like isoform X6 translates to MSSVAHFVAVTIFCVLLVNGFVLAEHDNVKGVKDDKHLFFHHPHLFRGGGLGHGIYKKGFRHGGFGGGGGLGGGGGLGGGRGLGGGAGGGFGGGAGGGLGGGGGLGGGAGGGLGGGGGGLGGGAGGGLGGGAGGGLGGGAGGGLGGGLGGGAGGGLGGGAGGGLGGGAGGGLGGGAGGGLGGGAGGGLGGGAGGGLGGGGGGLGHHGGLGGGAGGGLGGGAGGGLGGGAGGGLGGGLGGGAGGGLGHHGGLGGGAGGGLGGGGGLGHHGGLGGGAGGGLGGGLGGGAGGGLGGGVGGGAGAGGGLGGGAGGGGGFGGGGGVGGGVGGGVGGGFGAGGGVGGGGAGGGFGGGGGGGGGFGAGGVAGFGGGAGLGAGGGGGD, encoded by the exons CATTTGTTTTTCCATCATCCGCATTTGTTCAGAGGTGGGGGTTTAGGGCATGGCATTTATAAGAAGGGTTTTAGACATGGAGGCTTTGGCGGTGGTGGTGGTCTAGGCGGTGGTGGAGGCCTAGGTGGCGGCCGCGGCTTAGGTGGTGGGGCAGGAGGTGGTTTTGGTGGTGGCGCAGGAGGTGGTCTGGGCGGTGGTGGTGGTTTAGGGGGAGGTGCAGGAGGTGGTCTTGGTGGTGGCGGTGGTGGTTTAGGGGGAGGTGCAGGAGGTGGTCTTGGTGGTGGTGCAGGTGGTGGGCTAGGTGGAGGAGCTGGTGGTGGTTTAGGTGGTGGGCTAG GTGGAGGAGCTGGTGGCGGCTTAGGCGGTGGTGCTGGTGGCGGTTTAGGTGGGGGTGCTGGTGGTGGTCTTGGTGGAGGAGCTGGGGGTGGCTTAGGTGGCGGTGCCGGTGGTGGGCTCGGTGGAGGAGCTGGAGGAGGacttggtggtggtggtggtgggctTGGCCATCATGGTGGTTTAGGTGGAGGGGCTGGAGGTGGTCTTGGTGGTGGAGCTGGTGGTGGGCTCGGTGGAGGAGCTGGAGGAGGCCTTGGTGGTGGTTTAGGTGGAGGAGCTGGAGGAGGGCTTGGCCATCATGGTGGTTTAGGTGGAGGAGCTGGCGGGGGTCTAGGTGGAGGTGGAGGCCTTGGCCACCACGGTGGGCTCGGTGGAGGAGCTGGAGGCGGTCTAGGCGGTGGACTTGGAGGTGGGGCTGGCGGAGGCTTAGGAGGAGGCGTTGGTGGGGGTGCCGGTGCCGGTGGAGGACTTGGTGGTGGTGCAGGAGGCGGAGGTGGATTTGGTGGTGGGGGAGGGGTTGGTGGTGGTGTCGGAGGCGGAGTTGGGGGAGGATTCGGAGCAGGTGGAGGTGTGGGTGGTGGAGGAGCTGGTGGTGGTTTCGGCGGAGGCGGAGGGGGTGGTGGTGGTTTTGGTGCCGGTGGTGTTGCTGGCTTCGGTGGCGGTGCCGGGCTTGGAGCTGGTGGAGGAGGTGGcgactaa
- the LOC107174697 gene encoding glycine-rich cell wall structural protein-like isoform X5, protein MSSVAHFVAVTIFCVLLVNGFVLAEHDNVKGVKDDKHLFFHHPHLFRGGGLGHGIYKKGFRHGGFGGGGGLGGGGGLGGGRGLGGGAGGGFGGGAGGGLGGGGGLGGGAGGGLGGGGGGLGGGAGGGLGGGAGGGLGGGAGGGLGGGLGGGAGGGLGGGAGGGLGGGAGGGLGGGAGGGLGGGAGGGLGGGAGGGLGGGLGGGAGGGLGGGAGGGLGGGAGGGLGGGAGGGLGGGAGGGLGGGAGGGLGGGGGLGHHGGLGGGAGGGLGGGGGLGHHGGLGGGAGGGLGGGLGGGAGGGLGGGVGGGAGAGGGLGGGAGGGGGFGGGGGVGGGVGGGVGGGFGAGGGVGGGGAGGGFGGGGGGGGGFGAGGVAGFGGGAGLGAGGGGGD, encoded by the exons CATTTGTTTTTCCATCATCCGCATTTGTTCAGAGGTGGGGGTTTAGGGCATGGCATTTATAAGAAGGGTTTTAGACATGGAGGCTTTGGCGGTGGTGGTGGTCTAGGCGGTGGTGGAGGCCTAGGTGGCGGCCGCGGCTTAGGTGGTGGGGCAGGAGGTGGTTTTGGTGGTGGCGCAGGAGGTGGTCTGGGCGGTGGTGGTGGTTTAGGGGGAGGTGCAGGAGGTGGTCTTGGTGGTGGCGGTGGTGGTTTAGGGGGAGGTGCAGGAGGTGGTCTTGGTGGTGGTGCAGGTGGTGGGCTAGGTGGAGGAGCTGGTGGTGGTTTAGGTGGTGGGCTAGGTGGAGGAGCTGGTGGCGGCTTAGGCGGTGGTGCTGGTGGTGGGTTAGGTGGGGGTGCTGGTGGTGGTCTTGGCGGAGGAGCTGGGGGTGGCTTAGGTGGCGGTGCCGGTGGTGGGCTCGGTGGAGGAGCTGGTGGTGGTTTAGGTGGCGGGCTAGGTGGAGGAGCTGGTGGCGGCTTAGGCGGTGGTGCTGGTGGCGGTTTAGGTGGGGGTGCTGGTGGTGGTCTTGGTGGAGGAGCTGGGGGTGGCTTAGGTGGCGGTGCCGGTGGTGGGCTCGGTGGAGGAGCTGGAGGAGGacttggtggtggtggtg GGCTTGGCCATCATGGTGGTTTAGGTGGAGGAGCTGGCGGGGGTCTAGGTGGAGGTGGAGGCCTTGGCCACCACGGTGGGCTCGGTGGAGGAGCTGGAGGCGGTCTAGGCGGTGGACTTGGAGGTGGGGCTGGCGGAGGCTTAGGAGGAGGCGTTGGTGGGGGTGCCGGTGCCGGTGGAGGACTTGGTGGTGGTGCAGGAGGCGGAGGTGGATTTGGTGGTGGGGGAGGGGTTGGTGGTGGTGTCGGAGGCGGAGTTGGGGGAGGATTCGGAGCAGGTGGAGGTGTGGGTGGTGGAGGAGCTGGTGGTGGTTTCGGCGGAGGCGGAGGGGGTGGTGGTGGTTTTGGTGCCGGTGGTGTTGCTGGCTTCGGTGGCGGTGCCGGGCTTGGAGCTGGTGGAGGAGGTGGcgactaa
- the LOC107174697 gene encoding glycine-rich cell wall structural protein-like isoform X7, which produces MSSVAHFVAVTIFCVLLVNGFVLAEHDNVKGVKDDKHLFFHHPHLFRGGGLGHGIYKKGFRHGGFGGGGGLGGGGGLGGGRGLGGGAGGGFGGGAGGGLGGGGGLGGGAGGGLGGGGGGLGGGAGGGLGGGAGGGLGGGAGGGLGGGLGGGAGGGLGGGAGGGLGGGAGGGLGGGAGGGLGGGAGGGLGGGAGGGLGGGGGGLGHHGGLGGGAGGGLGGGAGGGLGGGAGGGLGGGLGGGAGGGLGHHGGLGGGAGGGLGGGGGLGHHGGLGGGAGGGLGGGLGGGAGGGLGGGVGGGAGAGGGLGGGAGGGGGFGGGGGVGGGVGGGVGGGFGAGGGVGGGGAGGGFGGGGGGGGGFGAGGVAGFGGGAGLGAGGGGGD; this is translated from the exons CATTTGTTTTTCCATCATCCGCATTTGTTCAGAGGTGGGGGTTTAGGGCATGGCATTTATAAGAAGGGTTTTAGACATGGAGGCTTTGGCGGTGGTGGTGGTCTAGGCGGTGGTGGAGGCCTAGGTGGCGGCCGCGGCTTAGGTGGTGGGGCAGGAGGTGGTTTTGGTGGTGGCGCAGGAGGTGGTCTGGGCGGTGGTGGTGGTTTAGGGGGAGGTGCAGGAGGTGGTCTTGGTGGTGGCGGTGGTGGTTTAGGGGGAGGTGCAGGAGGTGGTCTTGGTGGTGGTGCAGGTGGTGGGCTAGGTGGAGGAGCTGGTGGTGGTTTAGGTGGTGGGCTAGGTGGAGGAGCTGGTGGCGGCTTAGGCGGTGGTGCTGGTGGTGGGTTAG GTGGGGGTGCTGGTGGTGGTCTTGGTGGAGGAGCTGGGGGTGGCTTAGGTGGCGGTGCCGGTGGTGGGCTCGGTGGAGGAGCTGGAGGAGGacttggtggtggtggtggtgggctTGGCCATCATGGTGGTTTAGGTGGAGGGGCTGGAGGTGGTCTTGGTGGTGGAGCTGGTGGTGGGCTCGGTGGAGGAGCTGGAGGAGGCCTTGGTGGTGGTTTAGGTGGAGGAGCTGGAGGAGGGCTTGGCCATCATGGTGGTTTAGGTGGAGGAGCTGGCGGGGGTCTAGGTGGAGGTGGAGGCCTTGGCCACCACGGTGGGCTCGGTGGAGGAGCTGGAGGCGGTCTAGGCGGTGGACTTGGAGGTGGGGCTGGCGGAGGCTTAGGAGGAGGCGTTGGTGGGGGTGCCGGTGCCGGTGGAGGACTTGGTGGTGGTGCAGGAGGCGGAGGTGGATTTGGTGGTGGGGGAGGGGTTGGTGGTGGTGTCGGAGGCGGAGTTGGGGGAGGATTCGGAGCAGGTGGAGGTGTGGGTGGTGGAGGAGCTGGTGGTGGTTTCGGCGGAGGCGGAGGGGGTGGTGGTGGTTTTGGTGCCGGTGGTGTTGCTGGCTTCGGTGGCGGTGCCGGGCTTGGAGCTGGTGGAGGAGGTGGcgactaa
- the LOC107174697 gene encoding glycine-rich cell wall structural protein-like isoform X4, with the protein MSSVAHFVAVTIFCVLLVNGFVLAEHDNVKGVKDDKHLFFHHPHLFRGGGLGHGIYKKGFRHGGFGGGGGLGGGGGLGGGRGLGGGAGGGFGGGAGGGLGGGGGLGGGAGGGLGGGGGGLGGGAGGGLGGGAGGGLGGGAGGGLGGGLGGGAGGGLGGGAGGGLGGGAGGGLGGGAGGGLGGGAGGGLGGGAGGGLGGGAGGGLGGGAGGGLGGGAGGGLGGGAGGGLGGGGGGLGHHGGLGGGAGGGLGGGAGGGLGGGAGGGLGGGLGGGAGGGLGHHGGLGGGAGGGLGGGGGLGHHGGLGGGAGGGLGGGLGGGAGGGLGGGVGGGAGAGGGLGGGAGGGGGFGGGGGVGGGVGGGVGGGFGAGGGVGGGGAGGGFGGGGGGGGGFGAGGVAGFGGGAGLGAGGGGGD; encoded by the exons CATTTGTTTTTCCATCATCCGCATTTGTTCAGAGGTGGGGGTTTAGGGCATGGCATTTATAAGAAGGGTTTTAGACATGGAGGCTTTGGCGGTGGTGGTGGTCTAGGCGGTGGTGGAGGCCTAGGTGGCGGCCGCGGCTTAGGTGGTGGGGCAGGAGGTGGTTTTGGTGGTGGCGCAGGAGGTGGTCTGGGCGGTGGTGGTGGTTTAGGGGGAGGTGCAGGAGGTGGTCTTGGTGGTGGCGGTGGTGGTTTAGGGGGAGGTGCAGGAGGTGGTCTTGGTGGTGGTGCAGGTGGTGGGCTAGGTGGAGGAGCTGGTGGTGGTTTAGGTGGTGGGCTAGGTGGAGGAGCTGGTGGCGGCTTAGGCGGTGGTGCTGGTGGTGGGTTAGGTGGGGGTGCTGGTGGTGGTCTTGGCGGAGGAGCTGGGGGTGGCTTAGGTGGCGGTGCCGGTGGTGGGCTCGGTGGAGGAGCTGGTGGTGGTTTAG GTGGGGGTGCTGGTGGTGGTCTTGGTGGAGGAGCTGGGGGTGGCTTAGGTGGCGGTGCCGGTGGTGGGCTCGGTGGAGGAGCTGGAGGAGGacttggtggtggtggtggtgggctTGGCCATCATGGTGGTTTAGGTGGAGGGGCTGGAGGTGGTCTTGGTGGTGGAGCTGGTGGTGGGCTCGGTGGAGGAGCTGGAGGAGGCCTTGGTGGTGGTTTAGGTGGAGGAGCTGGAGGAGGGCTTGGCCATCATGGTGGTTTAGGTGGAGGAGCTGGCGGGGGTCTAGGTGGAGGTGGAGGCCTTGGCCACCACGGTGGGCTCGGTGGAGGAGCTGGAGGCGGTCTAGGCGGTGGACTTGGAGGTGGGGCTGGCGGAGGCTTAGGAGGAGGCGTTGGTGGGGGTGCCGGTGCCGGTGGAGGACTTGGTGGTGGTGCAGGAGGCGGAGGTGGATTTGGTGGTGGGGGAGGGGTTGGTGGTGGTGTCGGAGGCGGAGTTGGGGGAGGATTCGGAGCAGGTGGAGGTGTGGGTGGTGGAGGAGCTGGTGGTGGTTTCGGCGGAGGCGGAGGGGGTGGTGGTGGTTTTGGTGCCGGTGGTGTTGCTGGCTTCGGTGGCGGTGCCGGGCTTGGAGCTGGTGGAGGAGGTGGcgactaa
- the LOC107174697 gene encoding glycine-rich cell wall structural protein-like isoform X3 encodes MSSVAHFVAVTIFCVLLVNGFVLAEHDNVKGVKDDKHLFFHHPHLFRGGGLGHGIYKKGFRHGGFGGGGGLGGGGGLGGGRGLGGGAGGGFGGGAGGGLGGGGGLGGGAGGGLGGGAGGGLGGGAGGGLGGGLGGGAGGGLGGGAGGGLGGGAGGGLGGGAGGGLGGGAGGGLGGGAGGGLGGGLGGGAGGGLGGGAGGGLGGGAGGGLGGGAGGGLGGGAGGGLGGGAGGGLGGGGGGLGHHGGLGGGAGGGLGGGAGGGLGGGAGGGLGGGLGGGAGGGLGHHGGLGGGAGGGLGGGGGLGHHGGLGGGAGGGLGGGLGGGAGGGLGGGVGGGAGAGGGLGGGAGGGGGFGGGGGVGGGVGGGVGGGFGAGGGVGGGGAGGGFGGGGGGGGGFGAGGVAGFGGGAGLGAGGGGGD; translated from the exons CATTTGTTTTTCCATCATCCGCATTTGTTCAGAGGTGGGGGTTTAGGGCATGGCATTTATAAGAAGGGTTTTAGACATGGAGGCTTTGGCGGTGGTGGTGGTCTAGGCGGTGGTGGAGGCCTAGGTGGCGGCCGCGGCTTAGGTGGTGGGGCAGGAGGTGGTTTTGGTGGTGGCGCAGGAGGTGGTCTGGGCGGTGGTGGTGGTTTAGGGGGAG GTGCAGGAGGTGGTCTTGGTGGTGGTGCAGGTGGTGGGCTAGGTGGAGGAGCTGGTGGTGGTTTAGGTGGTGGGCTAGGTGGAGGAGCTGGTGGCGGCTTAGGCGGTGGTGCTGGTGGTGGGTTAGGTGGGGGTGCTGGTGGTGGTCTTGGCGGAGGAGCTGGGGGTGGCTTAGGTGGCGGTGCCGGTGGTGGGCTCGGTGGAGGAGCTGGTGGTGGTTTAGGTGGCGGGCTAGGTGGAGGAGCTGGTGGCGGCTTAGGCGGTGGTGCTGGTGGCGGTTTAGGTGGGGGTGCTGGTGGTGGTCTTGGTGGAGGAGCTGGGGGTGGCTTAGGTGGCGGTGCCGGTGGTGGGCTCGGTGGAGGAGCTGGAGGAGGacttggtggtggtggtggtgggctTGGCCATCATGGTGGTTTAGGTGGAGGGGCTGGAGGTGGTCTTGGTGGTGGAGCTGGTGGTGGGCTCGGTGGAGGAGCTGGAGGAGGCCTTGGTGGTGGTTTAGGTGGAGGAGCTGGAGGAGGGCTTGGCCATCATGGTGGTTTAGGTGGAGGAGCTGGCGGGGGTCTAGGTGGAGGTGGAGGCCTTGGCCACCACGGTGGGCTCGGTGGAGGAGCTGGAGGCGGTCTAGGCGGTGGACTTGGAGGTGGGGCTGGCGGAGGCTTAGGAGGAGGCGTTGGTGGGGGTGCCGGTGCCGGTGGAGGACTTGGTGGTGGTGCAGGAGGCGGAGGTGGATTTGGTGGTGGGGGAGGGGTTGGTGGTGGTGTCGGAGGCGGAGTTGGGGGAGGATTCGGAGCAGGTGGAGGTGTGGGTGGTGGAGGAGCTGGTGGTGGTTTCGGCGGAGGCGGAGGGGGTGGTGGTGGTTTTGGTGCCGGTGGTGTTGCTGGCTTCGGTGGCGGTGCCGGGCTTGGAGCTGGTGGAGGAGGTGGcgactaa
- the LOC107174697 gene encoding glycine-rich cell wall structural protein-like isoform X2, protein MSSVAHFVAVTIFCVLLVNGFVLAEHDNVKGVKDDKHLFFHHPHLFRGGGLGHGIYKKGFRHGGFGGGGGLGGGGGLGGGRGLGGGAGGGFGGGAGGGLGGGGGLGGGAGGGLGGGGGGLGGGAGGGLGGGAGGGLGGGAGGGLGGGLGGGAGGGLGGGAGGGLGGGAGGGLGGGAGGGLGGGAGGGLGGGAGGGLGGGLGGGAGGGLGGGAGGGLGGGAGGGLGGGAGGGLGGGAGGGLGGGAGGGLGGGGGGLGHHGGLGGGAGGGLGGGAGGGLGGGAGGGLGGGLGGGAGGGLGGGGGLGHHGGLGGGAGGGLGGGLGGGAGGGLGGGVGGGAGAGGGLGGGAGGGGGFGGGGGVGGGVGGGVGGGFGAGGGVGGGGAGGGFGGGGGGGGGFGAGGVAGFGGGAGLGAGGGGGD, encoded by the exons CATTTGTTTTTCCATCATCCGCATTTGTTCAGAGGTGGGGGTTTAGGGCATGGCATTTATAAGAAGGGTTTTAGACATGGAGGCTTTGGCGGTGGTGGTGGTCTAGGCGGTGGTGGAGGCCTAGGTGGCGGCCGCGGCTTAGGTGGTGGGGCAGGAGGTGGTTTTGGTGGTGGCGCAGGAGGTGGTCTGGGCGGTGGTGGTGGTTTAGGGGGAGGTGCAGGAGGTGGTCTTGGTGGTGGCGGTGGTGGTTTAGGGGGAGGTGCAGGAGGTGGTCTTGGTGGTGGTGCAGGTGGTGGGCTAGGTGGAGGAGCTGGTGGTGGTTTAGGTGGTGGGCTAGGTGGAGGAGCTGGTGGCGGCTTAGGCGGTGGTGCTGGTGGTGGGTTAGGTGGGGGTGCTGGTGGTGGTCTTGGCGGAGGAGCTGGGGGTGGCTTAGGTGGCGGTGCCGGTGGTGGGCTCGGTGGAGGAGCTGGTGGTGGTTTAGGTGGCGGGCTAGGTGGAGGAGCTGGTGGCGGCTTAGGCGGTGGTGCTGGTGGCGGTTTAGGTGGGGGTGCTGGTGGTGGTCTTGGTGGAGGAGCTGGGGGTGGCTTAGGTGGCGGTGCCGGTGGTGGGCTCGGTGGAGGAGCTGGAGGAGGacttggtggtggtggtggtgggctTGGCCATCATGGTGGTTTAGGTGGAGGGGCTGGAGGTGGTCTTGGTGGTGGAGCTGGTGGTGGGCTCGGTGGAGGAGCTGGAGGAGGCCTTGGTGGTGGTTTAG GTGGAGGAGCTGGCGGGGGTCTAGGTGGAGGTGGAGGCCTTGGCCACCACGGTGGGCTCGGTGGAGGAGCTGGAGGCGGTCTAGGCGGTGGACTTGGAGGTGGGGCTGGCGGAGGCTTAGGAGGAGGCGTTGGTGGGGGTGCCGGTGCCGGTGGAGGACTTGGTGGTGGTGCAGGAGGCGGAGGTGGATTTGGTGGTGGGGGAGGGGTTGGTGGTGGTGTCGGAGGCGGAGTTGGGGGAGGATTCGGAGCAGGTGGAGGTGTGGGTGGTGGAGGAGCTGGTGGTGGTTTCGGCGGAGGCGGAGGGGGTGGTGGTGGTTTTGGTGCCGGTGGTGTTGCTGGCTTCGGTGGCGGTGCCGGGCTTGGAGCTGGTGGAGGAGGTGGcgactaa